The nucleotide sequence ggcctgctgagttcctccagcatcttgttttttcatctagattccagcatccacagtcctttgtttctctcacacttttatttcacttttttttaaaaagcatgttGCACAGTATTTTAATAAGCTTTCCTGTgaactggtgagtttaaagggagcaggaaatttgTAAGCACTCCAGACTTTGACCCTGGCCACAAACCAACCCACATTCCTGATTGCTGGTGTTCCAAATCCCAAACCCGGCTCTGGCCGCACACCTGGCCCACACTGTGAATTTGGCTGGACGGCCACTTGCCCTCTGGACCCCTGGTTCAAATTCTGAACTAATGAATGAGCCCCGATGCTGcctcatcaggatttccaaacaatcggacACCAGATTATTACAGTTTTACTTATCATTTCCAGAGGAAGATTATCACAAAATTTTCACATATGTGAATATTTATGATTGGTTCAGTGTTCAATTAAAGAACAAAATAGTTTaaatctgaaatttttttttaaaaaagctccgGAAATAAAGAAATGACATCAGTGCATGTCACTATGAGGCCATAAAAGTCTAATTGATTCACTAACATTTTTGAGGAAAGACACCAGTCTCCTTTAACTGGTCAGATCTAAATACAACTCCAATCCTATAACCACAGGCATTGAAGTTGCTGACAGCTTGCCAAGCCTCTGAAGAGAACCATGACCAAATTGCAGCGCGTATCGAAGCACGTTCCAGACTTCTGTGTCTGCACAATGTGATGACATCTGACCTCATGCTCCATCCCTGGACTCACCTTCAAGTCCAGGAGTATTTGATAACTTGCTGAATTGATGGTATCTCAGCTTTCCACCAGCATCTAGCCCAGCCATACTAATTTGAATGGAGTTGCAGACTTTCATTTAAAAGGTTATGAGGTAATTGGAATATGCAAGTCAGCAAGCATGGCTGAAGGGGAGGTGATGTGCAAATACACTGCAACTGCAATGCACTCTGGTGAGATTAGTAAAGAGTTAGCTTGTAAAACATGATACAACCCCCCAACCCCATCCTCCATCTTATCATATCTACACTAAAGGCGTACATTGCACAGTCCAGAACTATTTTTAAAACTAAGATTAGGGGAGAAGGGGAATTATAAAAGAGAATTTTTCAGACAGCTGGTGCCAGCTGACATTTAGAAACAGGCAAAGATTTTATGTCACAAAGGAGATTAAGGAACGTGACAAAAAAAGTTTGAATAAATTAAGGACGATTTTCCTAAACGTGTTCCTCTTGTTGTTTCTTACCTTCCACTCATAATCCAGCTGTCGCATGGCTCTGTAGACTTCTGCCATAATATCATATGGTTTACTTTGGCTGCGAATTCCCAAGTGCCATTTTGCTTTCTTCAGTGCCATTGGTTTGGGTTTGGTAGTATTGAGTGCATCCAGTGGACAGCGTGCCTTAGGGCTATCTGCCATCAGAGGAGGCATGCGCTCAGGATGCGCTTTGACACCAGGTGGGATATGCAGTCCATTATCATCCATGAATGAACCTGTTGGGGGGCTGGATGCAAGGTAAAACTCACTTGCTTGATTCATAATTCTCCGATTATCAATAATGAGATGGTAAGCCACAGCAAGCTGATCCTGTGGATCACCACTGTATAAACTGTTCATAACTTCGGACTCAGTACATTCAAACTTCTCACACACTTCCTTCACTGCGTCTTCTTCTATGATATTGGAATCATATGCAGGATCTTCTGGGAACAGGTAAGTTGGTAAATCCCGTTTAAACCATTCATGTTCCCTGTTGATAAAATGATGATTCAATTAAGTATATGTTATTCCTAAATTCAACTAGGATTGAATTTTATCCCAAAAAACATATAAGCAACAGGTGCAGGAATAGGCTACACAACGCCTCAAACCCGCtcaaccatttaataaaatcatagctgacctgattctggcctcagctccacattcctgacTGATTCCCATAGCCACTAACTCCctcattgacaaaaaaaaatgaccGTCTCCGAAGTTCATTCTTCCATAGTTTCTAATGTAAGACCCAAACTTCAAATAGCCAATAGCCGATTTAGTTATTGAACTTTTGACCAATAGTGACCAACGACAGATAACAATGCTTTATTTGATAAAGATTTTGACTTATCGGTTCATGAGTCGTGCTCAAGACACCTCTCATTTATCTACTTTTACAAAATTCTTTCCTCCCCCTGCATCCttatatcttcctattcttcctaATATTCTCACTAAAAATGCCACCTCTTACCCTTCTTTTATCCCTCATCCCCTTCCCCAATCCTGCCCTTCTCCCTCTTTGATTCTCCACTCCTTCTTTGCCTTGTCCTTCTTCCACCTTCCTTCAATTTTAGTGAAAATATTGAAATGCATCATGCCGTCAAACATCAACTCGAAATTTGCTAAAGTATTTTCTCCATTATCAATCCTTAGCTGAGTGCTGTTCATTTATATATTCATTTCAAAAATGTCTAGTACACTTCTGAAATTAGAAGATAATGGCAGACTAAAACCAAGGAGAGtatttttaagaatatttttCATTAAGAAGTTAATCTTTTTTTTACGTTATAATTTTGCCCCAGAGATGGAATTATATTTGGAAATCCATTATTGTGAGACATGGATGAAAGTATGTTTACCTACACTCTTCCCTTTCTGTGGCAGGTGGTGTTGGACTAATAAACAAAATCTTGGATTAAATTCTCAGAAAAATTGAAGACGTCAGAAATATTGTAAACAGGCATTACAAATCATACCTGATGTCTTTGATGGTTGCCCGCTTCAGAGGGTCAACCTGCAGCATATGCATGAGGAGGCTAGCTACTGAGCGGTTCAGATAGTCAGGCATGTAAAATACTCCTCCACGGATCTTCTTAAACAGGGTTGGTACATGCTCGTCATCAAAAGGTAGTGTCCCACACAGCAAAGCATAAAGAATCACACCACAACTCCAGATGTCAACCTCTGGGCCCGCATACAACCTGATAAAAACAATGATAACATTTGTACATTTTAATTATACAATTACATTATACATCATTAGCAAACTCATACACTGGAGGGTACATATAATAGCCAGCAGTACAAAACTACTTCATTTGGAAAGATGCATTTGAATATTGTCACTAATATTAAATTAGTGAAcaaaagaatggaaaataaaaacaaagagaaCAGAGAAAGAGTACAATAACTAGTTCGGCCCAGTTGATGTGCTTATAGTATTGCATTGAATTAGCCAGATTCTGGAAGATGCTGAAAATGAGATGTCAAGCAATTAACAGATTAACATTTACATAAAATGAAAATGGGAAGCATGAACTGCACAACTATAGAAGTTCATGAAATTTACCTTAATTTTTATATGCAACACAAGAAGATTCCCtagaaatgaatgggagaaaatgttggctgtcaaaaaaaaactattatcaAAACAAGCTATAAGTGTGATGTGTTGAAGACAACATTAATTGCTAGTTTGATAAAATTTGTCTGCTTTCCTTCAATTACATATCCTCCTAGATTATAAAAGTGAGTTCTCATAATCAAGACAAAGGCTCATTGACCATAATACGTGTTAAGTCATGTTTCTATATCAGTAGACATTAGAAAATCTCTTCCAAAGTAAATGAAGCTTATAGTAATTAATATAAATGTACTTTTACTTCATGTGGAAATCTGATTTGACAGTTACAGGTTACGAaagggttcagttcctgagaactgttcacaaCCAAACAGTTTACAAATCCAAAATGTGGCCACCCAGCAATACATTTAAGTATAAACCTTagccaaccaagggcaatgtgtaATTAAACCAGGACATTTAACTCAAACAATCAAATTTCTCTGCAAGGTGCAATGATACTGCCGCAAACCAAGTTCTCACACAGCAGACGACACCTGCCACCCCAGAAGAGCCGGCAAATCtttcccaccagtctcccaaatgctcattcatatgtacaggttATAcctaagtcaggcattcataacctggggaggacctgaaaaaaaacaataacccTCAAGTTTTTGATTTGTTCTTATAAGTCTTGCTTTGAAAATCTCTCACATTGTACATTTcatgttaaaacaaaatcatacaGGTGATGCAAAAAGATGGCAATATGTAGTTGGTGTCCCTGCTCAGCTATGTTATTGCATGAAACAAttccaacaaaagaaaaacatgtaGGAAAATGTGCGAGCTAGTCCATTAAGGAAGACATCCAAAGGCTTGGACTAAAAACCCAGTTTCCCACCATGGTAGTTTGAGAACTTGGTCCACAAAGTTGTCAGCTGTTTTACGGATGGAAACTTCGGGTCTTAAAAGGACTGAATGTGCACACTCAGTTCTGACAATAGTGATGTGTATGGTATGGGTGAGGGAACTGAtagagaagaaaggaaagaataCTTTCAACATGCCATCCACAAAATAAAGATATAAAGGTTCACTGTTAACTCCTCTTTTGTGCAACACAAAATTCAAAATATGGATGGATAATGCAAACCTACCAGGAacataaataaactgctggacccaaaatgttaactgttttctttccacagatattacctgacctgcagagtatttccagcattgttttttgttttacatgTCCATCACCTGCAGTTTCTATTGATTTTCAATTACCATAACAGCAAAACTTCCACCAACTAAGCTGGGTATTCAATATTGAAAAGCAACTTGACATTGGAATATTAATAAGCTTAGCGTGTTGCCAACATATGAGTGCATAAGAACTAGTTTCTAATTTCAGGAAGAAACTAATTATAACCCATAGACACCACTTAGTTCATGCTTCAACTGTTATAATATGATGCAAGCTTCTGTTTGCCATCTCCTTCCAGCAAGCTGCCAAAATAACAAACGCTAACTTCTGAGCAAAAGAGATAAATTAAACAGGAGAAAAATGGAAATGGTAGCATCCAAAATGCTCCTGgaaaattttctttttcaaaccAATTTATATTTGCACTACTTCATAGTGGATAGTGGTTGTACTCTGAAAGAGAATATTAAATACTGAAGTGATCTGCATTATTATGTGAGTCTATAAATGTTATATTATGGAGTAACAATAGAGTTGTATAGAATACATGAATAGTCTTTGAAAGACAAGTATTCAACATTACTTTTCTTAAAAATATGGTTCCAAGTGACCAAAAAAAGTTCACCTTTGAGAAACTTATGAGTTAGCATGCAAACAATTcatcttgatttttttctctatttttcaaTCTAATCCACTATTATAATAAAAGAAACTGTACATATATCCATGTTACATTTGTAAAAGTTTCAACATTGCCAATTCTTTCCAAacgtaagaattaggagcaggagacaCCACTAGGGACTAGCCTGCAATGCCATTTAATGAgaacatggttgatctgattgcaacctcagctCCGCAATCCTATCTACCCAAATTAGCATTTCACCCCTTGCTTACCAGAAATCTATCTGCCTCTaccctaaaaatattcaaaaactctgcttccactgccttaggaagaagagttctaaagactctCAACTCAGAGAAAGAATTTcatctcatctgtcttaaattgCCTTTATATTTAAATTGCCTGTTTGGTTCATCCAATCAATAAATTTACTATCTCCCATGGCAACTGCAATTCCTTTCAAACATGTCCTAGATATTTCCCCACTTATGCTCTGCTCTTTCTATCAAAGGGTCACattttggtggcctatagactaCTCCCACCCGTATCTTCTTTTCTCTACTACTCACGTTTTCAaaccaaactgattctacattaCCATCCACTGCCTCTATATCACAACTCAACACTGCTCTAGTACCTTCCTTGATTAAGAACGTTATCCCATCTCCCTTCTCTTTTCAcctgttcttttggaacattGTATATAGCCTTGAATATTGAGCacacagtcctggtcaccctgcaaccagtctctgtaatagctattaGATCATACTTGTTatctgtgctgtcaactcatctatcttaTCGCAAATACTACATGTATTCAAATAAAGATTATTAAGATTTGAATTTTTACTGTTTTTACTAACTTTGGATTTACTGAGTTGCCCCAGCCTGTCATATTTTGCTTGTCAATTTCTCCCTCTATCCTGTGCCACCATTCTCGCATTTCCTCGAGTTATTAACACCTCGTTCTTGGAGCCCTCCTCTTTCCATTTAGTTTAAAGCCATCTCTACAATCCTATTTATGCAATTGGCCAAGACTTTCATTGCAGCATGATTCAAGTGAAGCCAACTGAACAGCTCTCTCCCAGTACTGCTGCTAGTGTTCCATGAATCAGAATCCATTCTACCACACCACACTTTGAGTCACTCATTTACCCCTCATCCTATTTATtctttgccaatttgcatgtggctcaggtagtaaCTTGGAGGTTATCACCCTTGTGGTTCTGTTTCTCAATTTTGCACTGAACTCCTCATAATTCTGCAGCAGAACTTCTTTCCTAATCCTAcctaggctcaatgggccaaatggcctctttctatgtcttAAGAACTGTGTAAATAGGAGTGTCTGTCAAGTCTGTCACCATCAACTTCCCTAGCTTTCTGATTAAAAGCAGTGATTGTTTCTTTTCTGTTCAATATCTCATACGattgccctttttttaaaaatcatttgcttCATTAAGCTGTTGCACTTTTATGGGATAGGTGAACATGGAGATATACTCTGCACTGTGTCAGGAAATTCCATGCACAATTCAATCAAAGGGCTATCATAATGAGTCAATTAACAACCAAAAATAACCCAGTTCACACTGGATAGTTTCAAGTCATCTAGATGTGCTGAAGGTAGCAAATGAAACTACTGGCCAGAACCTTgaactatttaaaacaaaaaggttaTATTGAGGATAGAGCTCCAAAACAGTAATAAATGAGAATTTTCATGCAAATAAGTTAATGATGCAATCACACATTAATAATCTCTGtgctgattttaaaaatatgatttcAAATGAGTCTGGATGATCTCAAAACTATTTTTAATGGATGGTAACCACAGAATAAAAGACATGGACCACAGACAAATTAGTAATCTCATTAAACTAGCCAATTATAATGATCAATATATCCAAAGAAAATAGTATAATACTCTTCTGAAGTTGAACATTCTTGATTCAGTGCTGACAAGTATTTTCTCTGTATCCAGCTATATCACATCTAATCAAGGAATATATtgtaatttccaacatttttccccCCCACTCAAAACAAATTAATTCAGGATATTTCAAGAACAGAACAATAATAATAATGTGGGAACATTATAATTGGCATTTATATTGCAGATGTGAAAATGTACCAGAAGACATCAATGGGAATTAATTGGATAGAAGAGTCAATCTATCCATAATGGACTACCGCAGCAGAGAAAATGATTAGATCAAACATAAAAATATGAATAAGATAGATCTTACCGGCCTGAGATAACTTCTGGAGCAGCATAATTTGGTGAGCCACAACTAGTACGTAAAAACTCCCCATCCGCCATCATGTTAGATAGTCCTACAATGCAAAGAAGGCGTGTTAGACAGAACACATCTTCATCAGTTGGGTCATTTAAGTTATCCCATACTCCTTGAAATTTGGGTGGGGACCATAAATTCTTCATAAGATATTACACATAGCAAACTGAAAATGCAAATAGCATTTTTCACAAATTCATTCATGCCATTTTCCActtttgttgttttctcttttctattTTCAACAGAAGGTAACATCTTCAATTATATTAACTTTTTcaattaaaatacaattttaCCAAATGTATACAATTTTACAATTGTATGACCGAAtacaattttctttttgcttcaaAATCTTTGCAATTTCCGCTAATATAATTACTATCTATAATCTAGGCAGAAACATTTCCTTTATATTTACTTGTCTGAACACCAACTTaaggtcatttttttttccccaaataagATTTTCCCAATTTTCTCCAATCATTTCTACGTTTTCTTTTCTACGTTAATCTTTTCTACGTTTTCTCTCCAGGGCTTCCTAAATTGTGGATT is from Pristis pectinata isolate sPriPec2 chromosome 3, sPriPec2.1.pri, whole genome shotgun sequence and encodes:
- the prkaa2 gene encoding 5'-AMP-activated protein kinase catalytic subunit alpha-2 isoform X2 → MPDYLNRSVASLLMHMLQVDPLKRATIKDIREHEWFKRDLPTYLFPEDPAYDSNIIEEDAVKEVCEKFECTESEVMNSLYSGDPQDQLAVAYHLIIDNRRIMNQASEFYLASSPPTGSFMDDNGLHIPPGVKAHPERMPPLMADSPKARCPLDALNTTKPKPMALKKAKWHLGIRSQSKPYDIMAEVYRAMRQLDYEWKVVNPYHLRVRRRNPITGNNVKMSLQLYQVDNRSYLLDFMSIDDDVMEQKSGSSTPKRSGSAALLHRPRLSIDAAATDGQPLTLVGSLPSSLTGCLSSITPRYGSHTMDFFEMCASLITTLAR